In a genomic window of Columba livia isolate bColLiv1 breed racing homer chromosome 4, bColLiv1.pat.W.v2, whole genome shotgun sequence:
- the DUSP4 gene encoding dual specificity protein phosphatase 4 yields MVATEGLREMEGSALRRLVCRDEAAPAGGPGRCLVLDCRPFLAHSAGHIRGALNVRCNTIVRRRAKGAVSLEQILPAEGEVRARLRAGLYAAVVVYDERSPRAEALREDSTVALVVRALRRDTARADIRLLAGGYERFSSEFPEFCAKTKSLSNVSPPTSAEPLDFGCGSCGTPLHDQGGPVEILPFLYLGSAYHAARRDMLDALGITALLNVSSDCPNHFEGHYQYKCIPVEDNHKADISSWFMEAIEYIDSVKECCGRVLVHCQAGISRSATICLAYLMMKKRVKLEEAFEFVKQRRSIISPNFSFMGQLLQFESQVLATSCAVEAVSPSGTLRERGKSTSTPTSPFVFSFPVSVGVHATPSSLPYLHSPITTSPSC; encoded by the exons ATGGTGGCCACCGAGGGGCTGCGGGAGATGGAGGGCAGCGCGCTGCGGCGCCTGGTGTGCCGCGACGAGGCCGCCCCGGCCGGCGGCCCCGGGCGCTGCCTGGTGCTGGACTGCCGGCCCTTCCTGGCGCACAGCGCCGGCCACATCCGCGGGGCTCTCAACGTGCGCTGCAACACGATCGTGCGGCGGCGGGCCAAGGGGGCGGTGAGCCTGGAGCAGATCCTGCCGGCCGAGGGCGAGGTGCGGGCGCGGCTGCGGGCCGGGCTGTACGCCGCCGTGGTGGTGTACGACGAGCGCAGCCCGCGCGCCGAGGCCCTGCGCGAGGACAGCACCGTGGCGCTCGTGGTGCGCGCGCTCCGCCGGGACACGGCGCGCGCCGACATCCGCCTCCTGGCAG GCGGTTATGAGCGTTTCTCCTCGGAGTTCCCTGAATTCTGTGCAAAAACCAAGTCCCTGAGCAATGTGTCGCCCCCCACCAGCGCTGAGCCCCTGGATTTTGGCTGTGGTTCCTGTGGGACCCCTCTTCATGACCAG GGTGGTCCTGTGGAAATTCTTCCCTTCCTCTACCTTGGCAGTGCCTACCACGCTGCCCGGCGGGACATGCTTGATGCTCTGGGCATCACGGCCCTGCTGAACGTCTCCTCAGACTGCCCCAACCACTTTGAGGGGCACTACCAGTACAAGTGTATCCCCGTGGAGGACAACCACAAAGCTGACATCAGCTCCTGGTTCATGGAGGCAATTGAGTACATCG ACTCAGTGAAGGAGTGTTGTGGCCGGGTCCTTGTCCACTGCCAGGCTGGTATCTCCCGCTCTGCCACCATCTGCTTGGCTTACCTGATGATGAAGAAGCGTGTCAAGCTGGAGGAGGCCTTTGAGTTTGTCAAGCAGCGCCGGAGCATCATCTCCCCTAACTTCAGCTTCATGGGGCAGTTGCTGCAGTTTGAATCGCAGGTGTTGGCCACCTCATGTGCAGTGGAAGCTGTCAGCCCCTCTGGGACGCTGCGGGAGCGGGGCAAGTCCACCTCCACTCCCACCTCCCCGTTTGTCTTCAGCTTCCCAGTTTCTGTCGGTGTCCATGccacccccagcagcctccCATATCTGCACAGCCCCATCACCACGTCACCCAGCTGTTAG